The Candidatus Manganitrophus noduliformans genome includes a window with the following:
- a CDS encoding TraB/VirB10 family protein — protein sequence MNWIEAFWSGLTAKQKRKGILALLVVAVLGVGVWGYRLSRGGSTSPPVEQKKEISLEPKMLEKSLVMESQKELRRQEESITQLRQELESLKKEKEEKKTGKDAAHPPKMTLSQRNAFPAPPPPPPIEVRIPPPPSPGREGAAGGPEREVLGEIAVISNPYAKAAREEEGADRKKEKRTIYLPPSFMEATLLTGLDAETVESAKGNPEPVLLRIRDLAVLPNQIKANLKGCFVIAHGFGKLSKERVELRLVTLSCLAKNGQAVIDQGIKGYVADEDGKNGLRGNVVSRMGSAVARGALAGFFGGAGDAFRASASATAVSPLGATQLIKPEDLGKAAIGGGLSGGSDQLEKLYLDLARQATPIIEVGATKTVTLVVTEGVDLVIKEICIGGQSCEK from the coding sequence ATGAATTGGATCGAAGCGTTTTGGAGCGGCTTGACTGCGAAGCAGAAACGCAAGGGGATTTTGGCCCTCCTGGTCGTCGCGGTGCTGGGCGTGGGGGTCTGGGGATACCGATTGAGCCGGGGAGGTTCCACCTCGCCTCCTGTTGAGCAGAAAAAGGAGATTTCTCTGGAGCCGAAGATGCTGGAGAAATCGCTCGTGATGGAGTCCCAGAAGGAGTTGCGCCGCCAGGAGGAAAGCATCACGCAACTGCGCCAGGAGCTTGAGTCGTTAAAAAAGGAAAAGGAGGAGAAAAAAACCGGGAAGGATGCGGCACATCCCCCGAAGATGACGTTATCTCAGAGAAACGCGTTTCCTGCGCCTCCGCCTCCCCCTCCGATCGAAGTCCGGATTCCTCCACCCCCCTCGCCGGGACGGGAGGGGGCGGCCGGAGGGCCGGAGCGGGAAGTGCTCGGAGAAATCGCCGTGATCTCCAATCCCTACGCCAAAGCGGCCAGGGAGGAAGAAGGGGCCGATCGGAAAAAAGAAAAGAGAACGATCTATCTCCCCCCTTCCTTCATGGAGGCGACGCTCTTGACCGGGCTCGATGCCGAGACGGTGGAGTCCGCGAAGGGGAATCCCGAGCCGGTGTTGCTGCGAATTCGCGACCTGGCGGTCCTTCCAAATCAGATCAAGGCCAATCTGAAAGGCTGTTTTGTCATCGCGCACGGTTTCGGGAAACTCTCGAAAGAGCGCGTCGAGCTGCGACTGGTGACCCTCTCCTGCCTGGCGAAGAACGGCCAGGCGGTGATCGACCAGGGGATCAAAGGGTATGTCGCGGACGAAGACGGCAAGAACGGCTTGAGAGGAAACGTCGTCTCCCGAATGGGATCGGCGGTGGCGCGGGGGGCGCTTGCAGGCTTTTTCGGAGGGGCGGGAGACGCCTTTCGGGCTTCAGCGAGTGCCACGGCGGTCAGTCCTCTTGGAGCGACTCAGCTGATCAAGCCGGAAGATTTAGGCAAAGCCGCGATCGGCGGGGGCCTCTCCGGGGGATCGGACCAGTTGGAGAAGCTCTATCTGGATCTGGCCCGCCAGGCCACCCCGATCATCGAAGTCGGGGCGACAAAGACGGTCACACTGGTCGTGACCGAAGGGGTCGATCTGGTCATTAAAGAGATCTGCATCGGAGGGCAGTCATGCGAAAAATAA
- a CDS encoding TraV family lipoprotein: protein MRKISVGLLTVFLSGCAIFNPYNDNFTCPKTYNGKCVSPASAYQESLEGKEKEEEGPLKRGSEKELSLSEASYQSALYEKLTGLLREPTTPMIAPPQVMRVLILPYKGEGARLYMSRYVYILIEEPKWVLGNQWLNEEAAARATALPLQK from the coding sequence ATGCGAAAAATAAGCGTTGGATTGCTGACGGTCTTCCTGTCAGGCTGCGCCATCTTCAATCCCTATAACGACAATTTCACCTGTCCCAAGACTTACAACGGAAAGTGCGTCTCGCCCGCCTCCGCCTATCAGGAGTCCTTGGAGGGCAAGGAGAAGGAAGAAGAGGGGCCGTTGAAGAGGGGGAGTGAGAAAGAACTCTCCTTGAGCGAGGCGAGCTATCAGAGCGCCTTGTACGAGAAGCTCACGGGGTTGTTGCGCGAGCCGACCACCCCGATGATCGCCCCTCCCCAGGTAATGCGGGTGCTGATCCTCCCTTACAAAGGAGAAGGGGCCCGGCTCTACATGTCCCGGTATGTCTACATCCTTATCGAGGAGCCGAAATGGGTGCTGGGAAATCAGTGGCTCAACGAGGAAGCGGCCGCCAGGGCGACGGCATTGCCTCTCCAGAAGTAA